From the genome of Verrucomicrobiia bacterium, one region includes:
- the lpxA gene encoding acyl-ACP--UDP-N-acetylglucosamine O-acyltransferase, whose protein sequence is MIHPTAIISPQAKLHPTVRVGPYAVIDAGVELGADCVVGPQVYLTGQLRVGARNCFHAGCVIGDAPQDLKYDGQPTEVRIGTDNVFREHVTIHRSAKCGEATVIGSHNLLMAHAHVGHNCVVHDHVILANGALLGGYAIVFDRAFISGNSAVHQFARVGTLAMIQGLSGVSQDLPPFTVSTQINEMRGLNIIGMRRAGISAADRLEVKKLYRELFRSGKNLRVAVADAQGRYASAAARTLLEFVQSSKRGVVADCTQRRWSANGADDLPAD, encoded by the coding sequence ATGATTCATCCGACGGCGATCATTTCGCCCCAGGCAAAACTTCATCCCACCGTGCGCGTTGGGCCTTACGCCGTCATTGACGCGGGCGTCGAATTGGGCGCGGATTGCGTGGTGGGACCACAGGTTTATCTCACCGGCCAGTTGCGCGTGGGCGCCCGCAATTGTTTTCACGCGGGTTGCGTGATTGGCGATGCGCCCCAGGATTTGAAATACGACGGCCAGCCGACGGAAGTGCGGATCGGCACGGACAATGTTTTCCGCGAGCACGTAACGATCCATCGTTCCGCCAAATGCGGCGAAGCCACGGTCATCGGCTCGCACAATTTGCTGATGGCGCACGCGCATGTGGGGCACAACTGCGTGGTGCATGATCATGTGATTCTGGCCAATGGCGCGTTGCTGGGAGGTTACGCCATCGTGTTTGATCGGGCGTTTATTTCCGGCAACTCCGCCGTGCATCAATTTGCCCGGGTGGGCACTTTGGCGATGATTCAAGGGCTGTCCGGCGTCAGTCAGGATTTGCCTCCGTTCACCGTTTCAACCCAGATCAACGAAATGCGCGGGTTGAATATCATCGGCATGCGCCGGGCGGGCATCAGCGCCGCGGATCGGTTGGAGGTGAAAAAGCTCTATCGCGAGTTGTTCCGCAGCGGCAAAAATTTGCGAGTCGCCGTCGCGGACGCACAAGGACGTTATGCGAGCGCGGCCGCGCGGACATTGCTGGAGTTTGTGCAGAGCAGCAAACGAGGCGTGGTGGCGGATTGCACGCAGCGACGTTGGTCGGCGAACGGGGCGGACGATCTCCCGGCGGATTGA
- a CDS encoding AsmA family protein, with amino-acid sequence MKKILVRGLIVVVVLLIAVVVIVGMSLNGAIKKGIETFGPELTKASVTVEDVNLSLLRGNASIKDLVIGNPEGYKSPEALSVGRASVSISPRSIFSDKVVVKSIRIEAPKVTVEVGPGGSNLQKLQKELEAAIGGGATSSPSGSTPAPANTDAGKKLQVDEVVVTGGKLLLGAAALGGTVAEAPLPEIELQGLGQGPEGITGAELGRVILSKINEAALKTYGEKLGQVGAEALQNISQTATNAINEAAGDALNKAAKGLDNLLTPKKK; translated from the coding sequence ATGAAAAAGATTTTGGTTCGTGGTTTGATTGTGGTGGTGGTGCTGTTGATTGCGGTGGTGGTCATCGTGGGCATGTCCCTCAACGGCGCGATTAAAAAGGGCATCGAGACGTTCGGGCCGGAACTCACCAAGGCTTCCGTCACCGTGGAGGACGTCAATCTATCGCTGCTGCGCGGCAACGCCTCCATCAAGGACCTGGTCATCGGCAATCCCGAAGGCTACAAATCACCGGAAGCGCTGAGCGTCGGCCGCGCGAGCGTGTCCATTTCGCCGCGCTCGATTTTCTCCGACAAAGTCGTGGTGAAATCCATTCGGATCGAAGCGCCCAAAGTGACCGTGGAAGTCGGCCCCGGCGGCAGCAACCTGCAAAAATTACAGAAGGAATTGGAGGCCGCCATCGGTGGCGGGGCCACCAGCAGCCCATCCGGCAGTACTCCCGCGCCCGCCAACACCGACGCGGGCAAAAAATTGCAGGTGGACGAAGTGGTGGTCACCGGCGGCAAATTGCTGCTCGGCGCGGCGGCCCTGGGCGGCACGGTCGCCGAGGCGCCTTTACCCGAGATTGAATTGCAAGGACTGGGCCAGGGACCGGAGGGCATCACCGGTGCGGAACTCGGTCGCGTCATCCTCAGCAAAATCAACGAAGCCGCCCTGAAAACTTACGGCGAGAAATTAGGTCAAGTCGGCGCGGAAGCGCTGCAAAACATTTCCCAAACGGCCACCAACGCCATCAACGAAGCGGCGGGCGACGCGCTCAACAAAGCGGCCAAAGGCCTGGATAATCTCCTCACGCCAAAGAAAAAGTAA
- a CDS encoding metallophosphoesterase family protein yields MRRFKLLVGVGWLWFGLLWIVPNVGARDGTAVVTDAVTGILERLQRELPADQLVGLTVPQVEAFLNPAEREVLGARYIQLRVNVPVVVTIAQDARLGDDPFWLRERGFETAGGKVRLGTREYKVWTKAFAAGAIGLGVPSLSGHGSHYLAFLRPQEAGRVLKVTQLRPADLAVAPFVAGVAPYVDQDVRWATIPSELEGQLLVRMASNRVKLARLISLFYNTEYPATNRADQVLLTWSGDPRTTQTIQWRTSPAIQRGVARYQLKSDGADFNRLFTRSKPARTERLETRRLLNDPQINRHTVELKGLQPASTYLYSVGDGTDAGWTAPAEFTTAPAAAVSFSFVYMGDAQSGLDQWGRLLRHAYQAQPEAAFYLMAGDLVDRGDGRWNWDSLFANAKGVFDRRPLVPVIGNHECQGGEPELYLAQFTLPRNGPRGVTPGRAYAFEYSNAKFVVLDSNLEPATQTKWLERQLADRRPVWKFVSYHHPFYSAGANRDNAALRQAWEPLFDKYQVDLALEGHDHVYLRTYPMHDQRRVASPREGTVHVISVSGTKLYDLPEHDYTEVGFSKIPTYQVLDIQVNGSRLVYRARDVDGTIRDELVIEK; encoded by the coding sequence ATGAGACGTTTCAAATTGTTGGTGGGTGTCGGATGGCTCTGGTTCGGTCTGTTGTGGATCGTTCCGAACGTCGGCGCGCGCGACGGCACCGCAGTGGTGACAGATGCGGTGACTGGAATTTTGGAGCGTCTGCAGCGGGAGTTGCCGGCGGATCAATTGGTCGGATTGACCGTGCCGCAAGTGGAGGCGTTTCTGAATCCAGCGGAACGGGAGGTTCTCGGCGCTCGCTACATCCAACTGCGGGTGAATGTTCCGGTGGTGGTGACGATTGCGCAGGACGCGCGGCTGGGGGACGATCCGTTCTGGTTGCGCGAGCGTGGTTTTGAGACCGCGGGGGGCAAGGTCCGTCTGGGCACGCGCGAATACAAGGTTTGGACGAAGGCGTTTGCGGCCGGGGCGATTGGTTTGGGAGTGCCCAGTTTATCCGGGCATGGATCGCATTATCTGGCGTTCTTGCGTCCGCAGGAGGCGGGGCGCGTTCTTAAAGTGACGCAGCTCCGTCCCGCGGATCTGGCAGTGGCGCCCTTCGTGGCCGGGGTGGCCCCGTACGTGGATCAGGATGTGCGTTGGGCAACCATTCCGTCCGAGTTGGAAGGGCAGTTGTTGGTGCGCATGGCTTCGAATCGAGTGAAGCTCGCCCGGCTCATCAGTCTTTTTTACAACACCGAGTATCCCGCCACGAACCGCGCCGACCAGGTGCTGTTGACGTGGAGCGGAGATCCGCGCACGACCCAGACCATTCAATGGCGAACTTCCCCGGCGATTCAGCGGGGCGTGGCGCGCTATCAGTTGAAGTCGGACGGGGCCGATTTTAACCGACTATTCACGCGTTCCAAACCAGCCCGCACGGAACGATTGGAAACGCGACGGTTGTTGAATGATCCGCAAATTAATCGTCACACCGTTGAGTTAAAGGGGTTGCAACCCGCGTCCACCTATCTCTATTCGGTTGGTGATGGCACGGACGCCGGCTGGACGGCGCCGGCCGAGTTCACCACCGCGCCCGCAGCGGCGGTGTCGTTTTCGTTTGTGTACATGGGCGATGCGCAAAGTGGTCTGGACCAGTGGGGGCGGCTGTTGCGTCACGCTTATCAGGCGCAACCGGAGGCGGCGTTTTATCTGATGGCGGGCGATTTGGTGGATCGCGGCGATGGGCGTTGGAATTGGGACAGCTTGTTTGCAAATGCCAAAGGCGTGTTTGACCGGCGACCGCTGGTGCCGGTGATTGGCAATCATGAATGTCAAGGCGGCGAACCCGAGTTGTATCTGGCGCAATTCACGTTGCCCCGGAATGGCCCGCGGGGCGTGACGCCCGGCCGCGCTTACGCGTTTGAGTACAGCAACGCCAAGTTTGTGGTTTTGGATTCCAATTTGGAGCCCGCCACGCAAACGAAGTGGTTGGAAAGGCAACTGGCGGACCGGCGGCCGGTTTGGAAATTTGTCAGTTATCATCATCCGTTTTATTCGGCGGGGGCAAATCGCGACAACGCCGCGTTGCGTCAGGCGTGGGAGCCGCTGTTTGACAAATACCAGGTGGACCTGGCCTTGGAAGGGCACGATCACGTTTATTTGCGTACTTATCCCATGCACGATCAACGGCGGGTGGCAAGTCCGCGGGAGGGAACCGTCCACGTCATTTCGGTTTCCGGCACCAAATTGTACGATCTGCCCGAACACGATTATACCGAGGTTGGTTTCAGCAAAATTCCCACCTACCAGGTGTTGGACATTCAGGTCAACGGCTCGCGATTGGTTTATCGGGCGCGCGACGTGGACGGCACGATCCGCGACGAGTTGGTGATCGAGAAATAG
- the lpxK gene encoding tetraacyldisaccharide 4'-kinase encodes MRESLRVWAEAVETFVLEVIFEERQGKRATVVRGLLFLASKLFALAVKFRRFLYNARILRDTTLGVQVIAIGNLTVGGTGKTPVVEKFARELQDAGRNVAILSRGYRSKPSPLHQSLLDRILMRREFTPPRVVSDGKSLLLDSEMAGDEPHMLASNLKDVVVLVDKDRVKSGRYAIERFGCDTLLLDDGFQYWRLRGRRHDVVLIDCQQPFGNEYLLPRGTLREPATHLARAHTIFITKSDGKTEALRQRIEALNLEAPIIECVHQPMYLEDVFSGKRAGLDLIKGRKVASLSGIAQPESFEQSLTRLGAEVVYSKRFADHHRFTQQEVLNTINRSKKRQAEIIVTTQKDAVRFPKLDRRDLPILFMRVEINIVSGADDFRDCVRRICFR; translated from the coding sequence ATGCGGGAATCTTTGCGCGTTTGGGCCGAAGCCGTTGAAACCTTTGTCCTCGAAGTCATTTTCGAGGAACGTCAAGGCAAACGGGCGACGGTGGTGCGCGGCTTGTTGTTCCTCGCCTCCAAACTCTTCGCTCTGGCCGTGAAATTTCGCCGCTTTCTGTATAACGCGCGGATTTTGCGGGACACCACCCTGGGCGTGCAGGTGATTGCGATTGGCAATCTCACCGTGGGCGGCACGGGCAAGACGCCGGTGGTCGAGAAATTCGCGCGTGAATTGCAGGATGCGGGACGCAACGTCGCCATTTTATCGCGCGGCTATCGTTCCAAGCCATCGCCGCTGCACCAGTCGCTGCTGGACCGGATTTTGATGCGGCGCGAATTCACGCCGCCGCGGGTGGTGTCGGACGGCAAATCGTTGTTGCTCGATTCGGAAATGGCCGGGGACGAGCCGCACATGCTGGCGTCCAACCTGAAGGACGTGGTGGTATTGGTGGACAAGGATCGCGTGAAGAGCGGGCGTTACGCGATCGAGCGGTTTGGATGCGACACGCTGCTGTTGGACGATGGATTTCAATACTGGCGTTTGCGCGGTCGGCGGCACGACGTGGTTTTGATTGATTGCCAGCAGCCCTTTGGCAACGAGTACCTGTTGCCGCGCGGCACGTTGCGCGAACCGGCCACGCACCTGGCTCGCGCCCACACGATTTTTATCACCAAGAGCGACGGCAAGACCGAGGCGTTGCGGCAACGGATCGAAGCGTTGAATCTCGAAGCGCCCATCATCGAGTGCGTGCATCAGCCGATGTATCTCGAGGACGTGTTCAGCGGCAAACGCGCCGGGCTGGATTTGATCAAGGGCCGGAAAGTCGCGTCGCTGAGCGGCATTGCGCAGCCGGAAAGTTTCGAGCAAAGCCTGACCCGGTTGGGCGCGGAGGTGGTTTATTCGAAGCGGTTCGCGGATCATCACCGGTTCACGCAACAGGAAGTGCTGAACACCATCAATCGCAGCAAAAAACGGCAGGCAGAAATCATCGTGACGACGCAAAAAGACGCCGTGCGCTTTCCGAAGTTGGATCGCCGGGATTTGCCAATTTTGTTCATGCGGGTGGAAATTAACATCGTCAGTGGCGCGGATGATTTCCGCGATTGTGTGCGCCGCATCTGTTTCCGATAA
- a CDS encoding DNA translocase FtsK, with protein MARKDAAGSHNGWGDFIGVGLLAAAALLLLAQLSFDHGDISGLVNPPNKPLHNWIGSAGAYAAWVFFLFFGLTAYLVPVLFLVFGLGYLFNFMGYLRERSKWSIFWAVMLLISLTGLLHIMHDSGMTGQVPDRLGSQWAGGWLGYATFEYGFWMAGKVGAIILYMTLALFGVLFLTNFRLGVWLQAWAADQSMPFAKASSNSAEAALERKARDLEQKKRDLEAEVAKTMTATSGATQHGLGPDLRPVPEPTVRDLSVPQVKSRGKKGEKSEAPKEIEPADEGEVISADEVKAAAGATDADKSKTESKKDDAKSEATPTDGSANAPADEAKPEPKIHITHGAPGRSRARRKPITVASTPLIGNYQLPTLDFLQMPDLTVKPTESKEELLANARLMQQTLAQFDIPVELGDITKGPTITRYELHPAPGVKLEKIAGLANNIAAALKAERINILAPIPGKSSVGVEVPNTVKTKVIVRDLFETDEWRNSKAKIPIALGKDVYGHPIIADLAEMPHCLIAGSTGSGKSVCINGIIASLLYRFTPDQMRFVMIDPKVVELQQYNVLPHLVVPVVTDPKKVILALRWVVSEMEKRYQIFARVGVRNIATFNARPKNKPLPEREPELPLTSKKEKVEPGAEGFAVEVDEEIVVPREEDIIIPEKLSYIVVIIDELADLMLVSPADVEMAIARITQMARAAGIHCIVATQRPSVDVITGVIKANIPARIAFQVAAKVDSRTILDAMGADKLLGKGDMLYLPPGSAKLIRAQGALITDQEIQNVVDFIAKQAKPSYEMEIHQQLSRPTAPTNENGINEDENLIQDCIEVIRSEQKASVSLLQRRLRLGYGRAARIMDELENRGIVGPSKGAEPRDILIDLDVPSEAENSAPL; from the coding sequence ATGGCACGGAAGGATGCAGCGGGGTCTCACAACGGGTGGGGGGATTTTATCGGGGTCGGCTTATTGGCGGCCGCCGCGTTGTTGTTGTTGGCGCAGTTGTCTTTTGATCATGGCGATATCAGCGGCTTGGTCAATCCGCCGAACAAACCGCTGCACAACTGGATTGGTTCGGCGGGCGCGTATGCGGCCTGGGTATTTTTTCTGTTTTTCGGCCTGACGGCGTACCTGGTGCCGGTGCTCTTCCTGGTTTTCGGTCTGGGTTATCTGTTCAACTTCATGGGGTACCTCCGCGAACGCTCCAAATGGAGCATTTTTTGGGCGGTCATGTTGTTGATTTCGCTGACGGGGCTGTTGCACATCATGCACGACTCAGGCATGACCGGGCAGGTGCCGGATCGCCTGGGATCGCAATGGGCCGGGGGCTGGCTCGGGTATGCAACTTTTGAGTATGGCTTTTGGATGGCGGGGAAAGTGGGCGCGATCATTCTGTACATGACGCTGGCGTTGTTTGGGGTTCTGTTCCTGACGAATTTCCGTTTGGGCGTGTGGTTGCAGGCGTGGGCGGCGGATCAATCCATGCCATTTGCCAAGGCCAGTTCCAATTCCGCCGAGGCCGCCTTGGAGCGTAAGGCGCGCGATCTGGAACAGAAAAAACGCGATCTCGAGGCGGAAGTTGCCAAAACCATGACGGCAACCAGCGGTGCCACTCAGCATGGGTTGGGACCAGATTTACGCCCGGTACCCGAACCAACGGTGCGCGATCTGAGCGTGCCACAGGTGAAGAGCCGCGGGAAGAAGGGCGAAAAGTCTGAAGCCCCGAAGGAAATTGAACCGGCGGATGAAGGCGAAGTGATCTCCGCCGATGAAGTCAAAGCGGCAGCGGGTGCGACCGATGCGGATAAATCCAAGACTGAGAGCAAGAAAGACGACGCCAAATCGGAGGCCACTCCGACCGATGGCAGTGCCAACGCTCCAGCGGACGAGGCCAAGCCCGAACCGAAAATTCACATCACTCACGGAGCGCCAGGCCGTTCGCGTGCCCGCCGAAAGCCGATTACCGTCGCTTCGACGCCGCTCATTGGAAACTATCAGTTGCCGACGTTGGATTTCCTGCAAATGCCCGATCTGACCGTCAAGCCGACGGAATCGAAGGAAGAATTACTGGCCAACGCGCGGCTGATGCAGCAGACCCTGGCGCAGTTTGATATTCCCGTGGAACTGGGCGACATCACGAAAGGCCCGACCATCACCCGCTACGAGTTGCATCCCGCGCCGGGCGTGAAGCTGGAAAAGATCGCCGGATTGGCCAATAACATCGCTGCCGCGCTGAAGGCGGAACGGATTAACATTCTCGCGCCCATTCCTGGCAAAAGTTCGGTGGGCGTTGAAGTGCCGAACACGGTGAAAACCAAGGTCATCGTGCGGGATTTGTTCGAGACGGACGAATGGCGCAATTCCAAGGCGAAAATCCCCATCGCGTTGGGCAAGGACGTTTATGGTCATCCGATCATCGCGGACCTGGCGGAGATGCCACACTGTTTGATTGCCGGCAGCACGGGTTCGGGCAAATCCGTTTGTATCAACGGGATCATCGCCTCGTTGTTATACCGGTTCACCCCGGATCAGATGCGCTTTGTGATGATTGATCCGAAAGTGGTGGAATTGCAGCAATACAACGTGCTGCCGCATCTGGTGGTGCCGGTGGTGACCGATCCCAAGAAAGTGATTCTGGCGTTGCGTTGGGTCGTCAGCGAGATGGAAAAACGCTACCAGATTTTTGCCCGCGTCGGCGTGCGGAACATCGCCACCTTCAATGCGCGCCCCAAAAACAAACCGTTACCGGAACGCGAGCCGGAATTGCCGTTGACCAGCAAAAAGGAAAAGGTCGAACCCGGCGCGGAAGGCTTTGCCGTGGAGGTGGATGAAGAGATTGTGGTGCCGCGCGAGGAGGACATCATCATCCCCGAGAAGCTCAGTTATATCGTGGTGATCATTGATGAGTTGGCGGATTTGATGTTGGTATCGCCCGCCGATGTGGAAATGGCCATCGCGCGGATCACGCAAATGGCGCGGGCGGCCGGCATTCATTGCATCGTGGCAACGCAACGTCCTTCCGTGGATGTGATCACCGGTGTGATTAAAGCGAACATTCCGGCGCGCATTGCGTTTCAAGTCGCCGCCAAGGTGGATTCGCGCACCATCCTCGACGCGATGGGCGCGGACAAATTACTGGGCAAAGGCGACATGCTGTATCTCCCGCCCGGTTCGGCGAAATTGATCCGTGCCCAGGGCGCGTTAATCACCGACCAGGAGATTCAGAACGTCGTGGATTTCATCGCGAAACAGGCCAAACCCAGTTACGAGATGGAAATCCATCAACAACTTTCCCGGCCCACGGCGCCGACAAATGAAAATGGAATTAATGAAGATGAAAATTTGATTCAGGATTGCATCGAAGTCATTCGCAGCGAACAGAAAGCGAGCGTCTCGCTGTTGCAACGGCGCCTGCGTCTGGGTTATGGCCGGGCAGCGCGAATCATGGACGAGCTGGAAAATCGCGGCATCGTCGGCCCGAGCAAGGGCGCGGAACCGCGCGACATCCTTATTGATTTGGACGTGCCGTCGGAGGCGGAAAATTCCGCGCCACTTTGA
- a CDS encoding pilus assembly protein PilM yields the protein MAKSTTFLAADFGAGTLKLAEFEVNEAGGLVFKNYILKPLGLQGSQETRREELVVKKLQEAIAELDLHSKDINVCAPGFHVFSKFVKLPPVDAGKVTQIVQYEAQQNVPFPLAEVVWDYQILGATAGGELEVLLVAIKSNIVDGLFRTTEAGGLKLNICDVSPAALCNAFRFSYGEPEECTMLLDIGAKTSNLVMFEKGKVFARSINLGANSITQDFANESKLKFDAAEKIKIEQGFVSLGGAYEEPENPHQAAISKIARQFMTRLHIQVNQTLQFYRGQQGGTAPQRLYLAGGASIMPYTAQFFAEKLSVPVEYFNPFRSIQIDPAVNLEALSKVAHSLGEVVGLGLRNLANCPVELNLIPESTLRAQSFNEKKPYLIATLGSLALMALAVGFLFNKLASIKEEKLNELQPKLDALKSKDQLFKREYGKVKKLVDESTQYGDWLAERALWPQVLEEIRGALIRTENITEQEFGADTGVWVEKINSFSPIGADPNAAESALGAMNSERSPGLPMGMDPRMAERYRRYAPGPMGAERFSEGPMPVPDAMAAGGAEGEGESKTNQVGTIKLECRGVSLRNINPAADQRIVFEFHKQLANTNSLVVDPEGTKLDPQINQDDATGTFTFGLTLSLKRPLSL from the coding sequence ATGGCGAAGAGCACGACATTTTTAGCGGCGGATTTTGGCGCCGGTACGCTCAAGCTGGCCGAGTTCGAAGTGAACGAGGCCGGTGGGTTGGTTTTTAAGAATTACATCTTAAAACCATTGGGCCTGCAAGGCTCTCAGGAAACGCGCCGGGAAGAGCTGGTGGTCAAGAAGTTGCAGGAAGCCATTGCCGAGCTGGACCTCCACTCGAAGGACATCAACGTCTGCGCTCCGGGGTTCCATGTCTTCTCCAAATTCGTAAAATTACCCCCGGTTGACGCGGGGAAAGTCACGCAGATCGTCCAATACGAAGCGCAACAAAACGTCCCGTTCCCGCTCGCCGAGGTTGTTTGGGACTATCAGATTCTCGGTGCGACCGCCGGCGGCGAATTGGAAGTGTTGTTGGTGGCCATCAAGTCAAACATCGTGGATGGTTTGTTCCGCACCACGGAAGCTGGCGGCTTGAAACTGAACATTTGCGATGTTTCGCCCGCGGCGTTGTGCAATGCCTTCCGGTTCAGCTACGGCGAACCGGAGGAATGTACCATGTTGCTCGATATTGGGGCTAAAACCAGCAACTTGGTGATGTTTGAAAAGGGCAAGGTATTTGCCCGCAGCATCAATCTTGGCGCGAACTCGATCACCCAGGATTTTGCCAACGAGTCGAAGCTGAAGTTCGACGCGGCGGAAAAAATCAAGATCGAGCAGGGCTTCGTCAGTTTGGGTGGCGCGTACGAAGAGCCGGAGAATCCGCATCAGGCGGCCATTTCCAAAATCGCCCGCCAGTTCATGACGCGGTTGCACATTCAGGTCAATCAGACCTTGCAATTTTATCGCGGTCAACAGGGCGGGACCGCCCCGCAACGATTGTATCTGGCGGGTGGCGCTTCGATCATGCCCTACACGGCGCAGTTTTTCGCGGAGAAACTCAGCGTGCCGGTCGAGTATTTCAATCCGTTTCGCAGTATTCAAATTGATCCGGCCGTCAACCTAGAAGCGCTCTCCAAAGTGGCTCATTCATTGGGTGAAGTGGTGGGGTTGGGCCTGCGGAATCTGGCGAATTGTCCGGTGGAGTTGAACCTGATCCCGGAAAGCACTTTGCGGGCGCAGAGTTTCAACGAAAAGAAACCTTATCTGATCGCCACCTTGGGCAGCCTGGCGCTGATGGCGTTGGCCGTCGGCTTTTTGTTCAACAAACTGGCCAGCATCAAGGAAGAAAAGCTGAATGAATTGCAGCCGAAGTTGGACGCGTTGAAGAGCAAGGATCAGTTGTTCAAGCGCGAATACGGCAAGGTCAAAAAGTTGGTGGACGAATCCACGCAGTACGGGGATTGGCTGGCCGAGCGCGCGCTTTGGCCGCAAGTGCTCGAGGAAATTCGTGGCGCGCTGATCCGCACGGAAAACATTACCGAGCAGGAGTTTGGCGCGGACACCGGAGTTTGGGTGGAGAAGATCAATTCCTTCAGTCCAATTGGAGCGGACCCGAATGCGGCGGAGAGCGCGTTGGGGGCCATGAATTCTGAGCGTAGTCCAGGGTTGCCCATGGGGATGGACCCCAGAATGGCCGAGCGATATCGTCGCTATGCGCCCGGACCGATGGGCGCGGAGCGGTTCAGCGAAGGTCCCATGCCGGTGCCGGATGCGATGGCGGCTGGCGGCGCCGAGGGGGAGGGCGAGTCCAAGACGAATCAGGTGGGGACCATCAAGTTGGAATGTCGGGGAGTAAGTTTGCGCAACATCAATCCGGCCGCTGATCAACGGATCGTATTCGAGTTCCATAAACAACTCGCCAATACGAACAGTCTGGTGGTGGATCCTGAAGGCACGAAATTGGATCCGCAAATTAACCAGGACGACGCCACGGGCACATTTACTTTCGGTCTCACCCTGTCCTTGAAACGACCACTGAGTTTGTAA
- a CDS encoding Amuc_1100 family pilus-like protein — translation MEWIKRNLIFVISAVVALILLGAAGWYGYSGFNNNSAKKEAITGAYGELSELYRAKPAPGDGKKVDNIKMAREQQKEAASFLTNLTAYLQEIPAIPAKAGVTGPQFSAALQETISQLQREATNSSVIIPPGYKFSFSQQASLVQFAPGTLDALAVQLGEVKAICDILNEAKINSLGDIRRERVPGNPDDLKGVATDYIDKKSITNELAVGSFYEVSFQSFTPELAAVLAGFARSPYGLVVKAINVEPSTAMLMNEMSPIPGVPYGMPQQPYPAPGVPATPGYQPMIRSEMRMGIGAGAGGGEGRMSRYGGGAQLSPRYGQVPQPMPMQQPYYANPAGAAAKPGLQPFLAEKQLKVTLLVEVIKLLPAKT, via the coding sequence ATGGAGTGGATCAAACGAAATTTGATTTTTGTCATCAGCGCGGTGGTCGCATTGATCCTGCTCGGCGCGGCCGGCTGGTATGGTTACTCGGGATTCAACAATAACTCGGCCAAAAAAGAGGCCATCACCGGGGCCTATGGAGAGTTGAGCGAGTTGTATCGCGCCAAGCCCGCGCCGGGAGATGGAAAAAAAGTGGATAACATCAAAATGGCGCGTGAGCAGCAAAAGGAAGCCGCGAGCTTTTTGACGAATTTAACTGCGTATTTACAGGAAATTCCCGCCATTCCCGCCAAAGCCGGCGTCACCGGCCCGCAATTTTCCGCCGCCTTGCAGGAAACCATCAGCCAATTGCAACGCGAGGCCACCAACAGCAGTGTGATTATTCCGCCGGGATATAAATTCTCGTTTTCGCAACAGGCTTCCTTGGTGCAATTCGCCCCGGGCACCCTCGACGCCTTGGCGGTGCAACTCGGCGAGGTCAAAGCCATTTGCGATATTCTCAACGAAGCCAAAATCAATTCGCTGGGGGATATTCGCCGGGAACGTGTGCCGGGAAACCCTGATGATCTAAAGGGCGTGGCCACGGATTACATTGATAAAAAATCCATCACCAACGAGTTGGCGGTCGGCAGTTTTTACGAAGTCAGTTTTCAAAGTTTTACGCCTGAGCTTGCTGCGGTCTTGGCTGGGTTTGCCCGTTCTCCCTACGGCTTGGTGGTCAAGGCGATCAATGTTGAACCCTCCACCGCCATGCTCATGAATGAGATGAGCCCGATCCCGGGAGTGCCTTACGGCATGCCGCAACAACCTTACCCGGCTCCGGGAGTTCCGGCCACGCCCGGATACCAACCGATGATCCGCTCGGAAATGAGAATGGGAATCGGCGCGGGAGCGGGAGGCGGAGAAGGTCGGATGAGTCGGTACGGAGGTGGCGCTCAACTATCACCGCGATACGGCCAGGTACCTCAACCCATGCCGATGCAACAACCGTATTACGCGAACCCGGCGGGAGCTGCAGCCAAGCCGGGATTACAACCGTTTTTAGCGGAGAAGCAATTGAAAGTGACGCTTTTGGTCGAGGTAATCAAACTCCTTCCCGCGAAGACGTAA